The nucleotide window GAGCTGTTCGAACTCGCTCTCTGTGGCGGCGTCGACGGCGAACGCGCCCGTCAGCGAGGAGGCGACGACGATCGGCTCGTCCGTAACGTCGCGTGCGAAATCGCGGATGAACTCGGCGTACAGCATCGACGAGTAGACCAGCGGCGGCCGCTCGGAGCGACCGAAGCCGGGGAGATCGACCGCGATCACGTGGTAGTGTTCGGCCAACTGCTCGACGATCGACGCGAACTCCTGGCTGCTCGCGGCGGCGTGAATCCCGTGACACAGGAGCATGTCCGGGTCGTTGGGGTCGCCGGCGACTGTGTAGGCCGTCTCGATCCCACGCCAGCGATACGTCCGTTCGACGCCGACGATCGGGTTTTCGAGGTCAGTCGCACGGTTCGCCAGCAGCCGGTTCCCGAGGACTGCCGTGCCGACGGCACCGACCGCTGTACCGAGCACTGTTCGGACGTTCATACCTGTCAGTAGATCGCCACCGTTCTTCAACCTGCGGTTTGGGTTCAGAATCTGCCGGCGAGAAATCCGCTACGTGTTCTCGACGCCGGCCTCGAGTTCGTCGATACAGTCTTCGACGGGGGTCAGCAGTTCGTCGGCGATCGTGTACGGATCGGTCTCGCCGTTGCGGACGGCTTCGGCGAGGTCGTCGATCCCGCCAGCGGCCGCGAGTTCGTCCTCGAGGATGTCGTGGACGTCCTCGCGCAGGAGGGTTCGGATCTCCTCGGCATAGCGCTGTCGAACCTTCTGGGCGTGGGTGCCGGAGTCGATCAGATACGTCTGGTGGTTCGCGAGTTCCTCGATGAACGTCTCGACGCCGTCGCCGTTCGTGGCGATGGTTTCGACGATCGGCGTGGTCCAGCGCTGCTCCTCGTCGGCCGTGTCGCCCCAGTCGTCGGCGTCGCCCATCGCATCGGCGCCGTGGTGGCCAGTTCCGCCAGCCCCGAGGCCACCGCCGCTGCCGAGGTGGATCATTTCTTGGAGTTCCTGGACGGTCCGGTCGGCACCCGGCCGGTCGGCCTTGTTGACGACGAAGACGTCGGCGATCTCCAAGATGCCGGCTTTCAGCGTCTGGATGTCGTCGCCCGAGCCCGGCGGGACGAGCACGGCGACGGTATCTGCAGTCCGGACGATATCGATCTCGTTCTGGCCGGCACCGACGGTCTCGATGATGATCTTGTCCTTGCCGAAGGCGTCCATCGCCTTGACGGCGTCTGCGGTCGCCGTCGAGAGGCCACCGAGCGTGCCGCGGGCACTCATCGAGCGCACGAAGACGTCCATGTCGCCCACCGACGACGCCATCCGGATACGGTCGCCGAGCACCGCACCGCCGGAAAACGGCGACGACGGATCGATTGCGATCACGCCGACCGTCTCGCCGCGTTCTCGGTAGGTCTCGGCGAGTTTGTCGACGAGCGTCGACTTGCCCGCTCCCGGTGAGCCGGTGATCCCAACGACGTCGGCGTCGCCGGTATGGGCATAGAGCGCCGACACGAGCTCTCGGTACCCCGGCGAGCGGTTCTCGATCTTCGAGATTACTCTGGCCAGCGCCCGGTGTTCGCCCTCGAGCAGCCCTTCGAGTAAGGCAGCGTCGTCCGCGTTCATCGCTCGGGGGCGTTCTCGCGGACGAACTCGATCGTCTCTTCGATCGACGTCCCGGGACCGAAGACGGCCGCGACGCCCTGTTCTTTGAGTTCGTCGCGGTCTTCATCCGGAATGACGCCGCCGGCGAGGACGAGTGTGTCTTCTTTCGCGCCGTACTCCTCGAGTCCATCCATGATCTTCGGGACGAGCGTGTCGTGAGCGCCCGAGAGAATCGAGATGCCGAGGACGTCGACGTCTTCCTGGACGGCCGCCTGAACGATCTCGTCCGGCGCTTTGTGCAGGCCGGAGTAGATGACCTCGAAGCCGGCGTCACGGAACGCACGGGCGATAACGTGTGCGCCACGGTCGTGACCGTCGAGCCCTACTTTCGCGACGAGACATCGAATCGACTCCTGCTCCTGTTCGCTGCTCATACCACTACTTCCCGAGCCGCCTGTTTGACTTTAACGGAAATTCGTGGGTGATCGGTCGATCGGCCGCGCAGTCGTCGACACGCGCCAGCGCGCCGTGTCGTGTTCCCATCATGTTCGCGCAGAACTATGCTGAACCAAAGGCTAAAGAGCGAAACGACCGAACATTCTGCTAATGACTATCGTTCGTTTACTGCGGAGGGATCTCTCGTGGGCGTCGAAATAAAAGAGACGAGGGTGACCGATGCTGAGTTCGAGGAGATGAAAGGGTTCGTCTTCGAGTATCTCGCGGCTAGCGTCGAGAAAGAAGAGGAAGGTGGCCGCATGCGCTGGTACCCTTGGCACTCCGCCGAGTACCGGCACAACCACATCCTCAACGTGGTCTCGCTGTCCGAAGAGATCGCGCGCAAGGAAGGCGCGGACGTCGACGTCACGCGCGTCGCCGCTCTCTTTCACGACGTGGCCAAACTCGAGACGGATCAGGAACTCCACGCCGAAGCTGGCGCTCGCGTCGCTCGCGAATACCTCGAGTCCCGAGCCGGGTATCCCGAGTCGTTCATCGAGCAGGTGTGTCGAGCGATCGAACACCACTCGTTTCAGGGCGATCTGACCGATCTCGCCCTCGAGACGCAGTGTCTGATCGAAGCCGACTTACTCGATAAGGTCGGTGCGAACGGCACGGCGCTCATGCTGTTGCGCATGGGCTATGAGGCACGCACTCACATGGACGCCGGCGAGATGGTCGACCGCGTCTTAGAGCGCGGCTACGACGCCGCCTCGCGCGTCCAGAGCGAGACTGCAGAGAGCATCGCCCATCAGCGACTGAAGCGCGTGAAGTGGTTCCGCGAGTGGCTCGAAGACGAGATCGCGGCGATGGGATAACAGCGCGTCCTAACAGCGGCCCCTTTTCGACTGCCGACCGTCTCAGACGACTCGTGCCGTTCCCGCGACGAGAAAGAGGAGCCCGAACCCCGCCAGCACGACGGCGCTGAGGCCAGCGACGGCGGGCGCGAAGTTATCGACGCGTCGACCCGCTGCGACCAGCGTTGCGGGATAAATGACGATCCAGATCGCGATGCCACCGAAGAATCCGGCGAGCAGCGCCGGCGACCCGGTCTGGACGATCAGTTCCCCAGCAAGCGCCGCACCAGCGCCTGGGACGTGGGCGAGAACGTCGAGCGTCCCGGACTCGAGTAAGCCGACGCCGACGGTGAGCCAGAACCCGATCTGGTAGGGGTTGGTCAGCGAGAGCGCGAACGTTTTCCGAAAGCCGTTCGACTCGTGGCGGCCGCCGTCGGTAAACGACGTGGCGGCGCGGGCCTCTTCGATCGCGCCGACGGCGAAATACAGCATCAGCAGGCCGCCAGCGAAGTAGAGTACTGGCCGGACGATCGGATAGCGGTCGATCACGGCCATCGCACCGGCGAGTGTGAGGACGAAAAAGAGGACGTCCGCGACCATCGCACCGAGGCCGGCCCGAAAGCCGGCCGGCCAGCCGCTGACGACGCTTTCCTCGGCGATAATGGCGTTCATCGGTCCCGGCGGTGCAGCGAGGGCGAGTCCGAAGACGACACCCGCAAGCGCTGTCGTAACGACACTCATGTCCGTTTGCGCACACTCCGTCGGCAGCCGTGAAAAGCCCAGTGACTTCGACGCGAGCCGACACGAGCGCCCCACTGACGCCTGAGACGGACTGTTGTAACTATGGATCGCCAATCGCCAGAACGAGGCCGGCGATCCGCGAGTCGTGACTACAGGAGACCGTCTGAGACGACGGCTTTGATGTGATTGCCGCCGTAGACGCAGTCATGGTTGACGTGCTTTCGGACGAGATCGGGCGCTTCATTCGGGCGGTCGGTCCGGATCCCGACGAACAGCTTCGCGAGATGGACGACTACGCCGACAGCGAGGGATTCCCCCACGTCGGCCCCGAGGTCGGCGCGTTTCTCCGGTTCGTCGCCCGCATGAGCGACGCCGAGCGAATCTTCGAGTTCGGCTCCGGCTACGGCTACTCGGCGTACTGGATGGCCGAGGCGTTGCCCGCTGACGGCGAACTCGTTCTCACCGAAGTCGACGAAGACGAACTCGAGTTGGCTCGCGACTATCTGACCGCAGGCGGCTACGACGACCGCGCGCGGTACGAACTGGGAGATGCATTGGCAACGGTCAAGCGCTACGACGGCCCGTTCGATGTCGTGTTGATCGACCACCAGAAACACCGGTACGTCGACGCTTTCGAGGCCATCCGCGAGAAGGTGCCGGTCGGCGGCGTCGTCGTCGCGGACAACGCGATCACCGCCGGTCCGATCCAGTTCGAGAAACTACTCGAGATCGCAGACGGCGGAACGCCCGAAGACGTCAACGAGCATACTCGAGGGATCGCCGACTATCTCGAGCGCGTCGGCTCTGATCCGGCGTTCGAAACGATCGTAGTGCCCCTTGGCGAAGGAATCGCGGTCAGTTATCGAGTCGAGTAGTCGGACGTCTCGCCTTCGAGAATCTGTTCTTCGGGCGTGTCGGCGCTCGACGTGGCTCCATACTCCCGGAAGCCGAGAAACGCCGTCGTCGAGCCGGCCGAGAGCAGCGTCGCCCACGTGACCGCCAGCAGCCCGCTGACGACGGGGTCAACGGGACCCGGAACGGTCGCACCAACCGTTTCCAGCCCTAGCATGTGCACACCCGCAACGGCGATGAAGACGGCCCAGAGCGCGAGTGCGAGATGGGCAAGCGTTCGTCGCGAGACTCGAGTTGCATACTGAGCGACACAGTAGACGCCAGCGATCGCGACTGCCGTCGCCCCGGCGGTCGGGACGAGTGCGTCGGCGCCACCGGTCGTGCCGGCAACGGCGAAGCAGACGAGCGATATGGCGAACAACTGCCGATCCGAACAGGTAGTAGTCGGAATCACGTCGTGCACCGCTTTGCTGGGACGAATAGGCGATCAGATATATAGCTGTTGGATCCTCGTGTGAACAGCCCACACAGTTATGCGCTCCGATCAGCCGCTGGAAGCGTCATCGAGAACGTCGTCCCCTCGCCGGGTTCGGTCTCGACCCAGATCTCGCCGCCGTGGCGGTCGACGATTCGCCGACACAGCGCCAGCCCGATTCCGGTCCCCGGGTGTTCCTCGTATGTGTGCAACCGCTGGAACACCTCGAATATTTCATCAGTCTTGTCGGGGTCCATGCCGATTCCCTCGTCGCTGACCGAGACGACCCAATCGCCGCCATCACGCTCGGCCGAGACGTGGACCCGCGGTGGCTCGTCGCCGCTGTACTCGAGCGCGTTCGAGAGGAGGTTCTGGAACAACTGGCGCAGCTGTCCCGTGTCTCCGCGAACACGGGGCAGCGACGACGTTGTCACGGTCGCGTTCTGTTCGTCGATCCGAAACGCCAGCGTCTCTCGAACGTCCTCGACGACGGCCTCGAGGTCGACCGGCTCGAGTTCGTCACCTCGCGTTTCGACCCGCGAGTATTCGAGCAGGCCGTCGATCATCGCCGACATGCGATCGGCACCGTCGACGGCGTAGTCGAGAAACTCCAGTCCGTCGTCGTCCAAGACGTCCTCGTAGCGACGTTCGATCAACTGGAGGTAACTCGAGATCATCCGTAAGGGCTCTTGCAGGTCGTGAGAGACTGCATAGGCGAACTGTTCTAAGCGTTCGTTTGACGCCTCGAGTTTGCGCTGGTACTCCGTGCGCTCAGTGACGTCTTGGACGACGAACATCCCCGTGGTGATCTCGCCGGGGGTCTCGACCGGGAGGGTGTACGCGAGCAGATCTCGACCATGGGACGTCATCTCGAAGGTTCGCTCCTCGCCCGTCAGTGCGGCCCGGAAGTGTGGATCGACCTCCGCGGCGAGGTCGTTCGGATACCGCTCGTAGATCGTCTGTCCGATCACGTTCCCCGGATCGATCCCGAGCTCGCCGATGAGTTGGCCACCGGCGGCAGTAAAGCGGAGTTCGTCGTCGAAGAGGGCGACCACGCCGTTCGGGAAGTTCTCCGCAAGGGTTCGATAGCGCTGTTCGCTCGCCTCGAGTCGTCGCTGTCGCCTTCGGCGGTCGGTGACGTCCCGGACGATCCCTGCTCGCTGGTAGCCGGTCGCCGCGTCCTCAGTTTGAGCGGCGTTGCGGTCGTGATCGACGACGTCCGCGGTGCTGCCGCCCGCATTTCCGGCCATCTCTTCGGTCATCGAAATTCCCGTGACGGTCACTTCGATCGGGACCTGCGTTCCGTCTCTCGTCTCGAGTGTGGTCTCGATCGTCGACGACTCGCTGTCGTCGGTGAGCACCTGCTTCGTGTGCCCGATCACGTCCTCGCTGGCGACGAGCGACGCATGAGCGCCGAGCAGTTCGTCTCGATTGTAGCCGGTGAGCGAAGTGTACGCGTCGTTGACGGCCGTAAACCGCCCGTCTTCGTCGATAACGTAGATCCCGTCGTCGATGGTCTCGATAATCCGCTCGTACTGCTCGAGTTGTCGTTCCCGTCGCTTTCGGGCCGTGATATCTCGGAAATACACCGACAGGCCCGTTTCTGAGGGATACACGTGGATTTCCATCCACAGGTCGAGTGACTGTGAGTATCGCTCCCAGGAGATTGACTCCTGTGTCTCCATCGCCTCCTCGTATCGATCGACGAGCTCGGATCGCGTCCCGCCGGGGAATACGTCCCAGACCCGTTCTCCGACGAGTTCGTCGCTCGAGTAGCCCAGCAGTTCCTCGGCGCGCTCGTTGACGTGGGTGAACCGCCACGACTCGTCGAGCGCGTAGAACGCGTCCGAAATCCGCCCGAGGATCTCGCTCAACTCCGTCTCGAGTTCGCTCTTGTGGCGCTCGAGGTCGCGTTCGGCTTCCTTCCGAGCCGTGATATCCTCGGCGATGGCGATCACGCGCGCAAGTGAGCCGTCGCTTTCGGTGACCGGCGCAGCGTTCACCGAGAGCCAGGTCCGGTCACCCGAAGGGGCCTCGATCACGAGTTCCTCGTCGAGAACCGGGTCGCCGGTCGCCCGGACGCGAGCGGCCGGGGTATCGTCCGGCGCGAGTGGCTGTGCCGAAGCGTCGGTGACCCGCCACTCATCGGCGGCGGCGAGCGTCGCGAGCGTCGCGTCGTCGGATAGCCCGTAGTCCTCCCGTGCACGACGGTTGACCAAGAGGACGTCACCGTCGGCGTCGGTGACAGAAATCGCAACCGGAGCCGTGCGAAGCAGTTCCTCAGTCTGGACGCACTCGCGCTCGAGACGGTGTTCGTGATGCAGCCGATCGAAGGTCGCCTCGAGGCTCGAGGCGACGATTTTGGCGAGCGAGCGGTCGCCCTCGTCGAACGCATTTCGCGTCTCCGACCCGATGATCACGATACCGTGCTCACCGATCGGGAGACAGAGTTCGCTTCGAATCGGTGTCTCCGGATTGTAGACGTCCGGATCGGATCTGACGTCGCTGTAGATCGATGGCTCGCCGCTCTCGAAGACCTGCCAAGCGATTCCCTCACCTTCCGCGAACGTCGGCAAGTCTCCGAACAGCGTCGCTGCGGGATTGGACCAGGCGACCGGCTCGAGACGGTCGGTCTCCGAGTCGTAGAGAAAGACGCCGTTGATCTCGAGTCCGAGAATATCGAGCAAGTCCTGCGAGACTCGCTTGGCGACGTCCTCGCGGCTGTTCGCACCCATCCACTCGTGAACGGCTTCGTTCAGCCGCCGTAACTGGGAGACCCGGCGGCGCTGTTCAGTCACGTCGTAGTAGAGTTCGATTCGGCCGCCGGCGTAGGGGCCGGATTCGATCGGCCTGCTCCGGTGCTCGAGCCAGCGTTCCTCGCGGTCGTTACCGGGGGTGACGTGACACTCGAAGCGTTCGACGTAGTCGGTGTCGTCGTAGGTGGCACCGACGGTGTCCGCGAAGGAGTCCGGGTCAGCGACCCGATTTCGGATCGTCTCCTCGATCAGCCGTCGCTTATCGCGACCGAGAGCGGCAGCCCGGTCGAGACCGAAGTAGCGCTCGGTCGCTTCGTTGATCCACGCTACGTTGTGCTCCTCGTCGAGGACGAAGACGCCGACGTCGGCCTCATCCAGGGTCTGCATAGCTGATTCGAAGGCCGTGTCCGTCAGGGAGCTGCTCGGTCGAGCGCTGTCCGACTGGTCGACCGCTCGGACGACGCCCACAGCGCCACGGTGCTGTCCATCCGCCCGAACGTGATTCACTCGGAGCCGACAGGGCACGGCCACTCCGTCGGCGGTCCGGAGTGGGTACTCGAGCGTGGCGACGTCGCCGGCGGCTCGCTGCTGGTCTCGGACGTCTCGTTCGAATCCCGTCATCTCGATGCCCGATAGCAGCATCGTAACGGGGTTGCCGAGGAGGTCCTCGCGGGCGTACCCCGTTAGCTCGAGGAGCGTGTCGTCGACTGCGACAAACTGACCGTCGGTGTCGAGTCGAAAGACGCCGCCCTCCATCGTCTCGACGAGCGTCTGGCACCACTGCGGCTCCGTCTGGCTGTCGTCGGCTGCCCAGAACGCCGTGTTTGACGGTTCTGTCCGGTCGCTCATTGTCTGCATCAAGCCACTCAGACGCATAAGTCCAGCGTGCACGCAACGCATCCAGTGCCGGTTCGCGAACGCGACGACAGCCGAGGGTCGGAGGAGCGTCGCTACTCGTCCCGCCCGTCGGCGTCGACAAGAATGCGCTTTTCGGGGGAGGGTCGACCCGGATGAATCCCGTACTGAGCGAAGCCGTAAAGAACTGTTAGTGCCACCGCACAGCAGACCACTGCGGCAGCGACCGACTCGAGTGCGAGTGAGAGGGCGGGGCTGGCAACCGTCTCTCCAACGGCCGCCGCCGAGTCGCTCGCGGGAGCCGCAACCAGCGCGTACGGGAGAAAGCTGACGAACGCGACCGCCCACCAGCGCTGGGTCGCCAGACGGAGTCGGTCGACGCTGTAGTTCTGAGCGGAACGAGCGATCACGGCGACTCCAAGGGCTGTCAATCCGAGCCCCAGAAGCAATCGAAACGGTGCGTCCAAGCCAGTATTAATTGTGATGCCGACAGCGATGATCGAAACAGCGCCGGCGAGTCGCAAGACAGCGGAGACAGAGAACGGACGAGTCATGGCTTGACAACGGTAGTCGGTCGTTGTACAAAACTCTCGCGAACCGATCGCGATCGATTGGCAGGGAGGCAGTCGTCGGTTGGTTGCGGCCGACAACAAAGGACGTATTACCAGTGCCGACGAGACGAACGTGAGAACGAATGTGGCCGAACGTCGATCCGAATTCGGAGGACGATTCGTGCAGTTCCTGAAACGACTCTGGAAGCGACACGTGACGGGCCAACCCGATCGCTATCAGGCATATGTCTCTCTTCCGACGCGCGACGATCACCTCCCGTTTGGCGAGGTTCACGACCATATCGAGGAACTCGAACACGTCTTTGAGGGCCGTCTCGACGTGTACGCACGGTTAGGGGGTATCGCGGTAACCACCGACCCCGTCCCGGCCGACCAGTTCGACCGAGACGCGTTCGAAGCCGCACTCGACCGACTCGAGGACTGTTACGCCGACACGCACTCGCTAGTGCGACTCGAGAAATGGCGGCCATCGAAGGACCGACTCGTCAAATCATTCGTCATCGTCCCGGTCAAACCGCTCTTTCCTCGGGAGGAACCCGACGACGCGCCGCGGGTCCGGTCGGCTGCCGACTGACGGGGAATGTCGATCGAATCAGTCGTCGTCGCTTGGACCGGGTTCGGATCCAGGTTCACGGTCGGAACGAGAGGACTGACCGCTGGCTGGACGGTCGCCCCCGGTCGTTCGTCCGCCTGAAGCCTCCTCGTCCGGTGTGACGGTGACAGTACGTCCCATCCACCGGTCGATGTTCTCGGCGACGTAGTCTTTGCCACCCCAGCCGAAAGCGATGCCGGCACCGATGGCGACCGCTGCGGCGAGTCCCCACGCAAGTGCTCGCGCGAAGACGTAGAGGATGCCGACGTCGATCCCCATCGTATCGAGGCCGATGACGATCGCCGTAAAGTACAGGAACATCCGTGCGCCGTTGGCGAACCAGCTCGCGTAGGCTGTTTTGGTCGCCGCTCGCGTCCGCTCGATAACGTCACCGATGAAGTCGGCGACAACGAATCCGATGACAATGACAAGCAGGCCGGCGATGAAGGCCGGCAAGTAAGCTACTGCCGTCGAGATCCACTCTGAGAGGAGTTGGATCGCGAGCGCGTTGGCGGCCGCGAGGATGGCGATGCCGTAGACGAACCATTTCGCGAGCGAGCCGAACGCGCTAGAGACGGCTCGTTCCGTGCCGCCGAGTATGCGGCCGAGCGGGGTCTCGAGAACCATTCTGTCGAGTTCAATTCCATCGGCGAGCCGTCGAACGGCTCGCGCGGCGATGCGACCGACGATCCAGCCGACGAAGAGGATCACCAACGCACCGATCAATCGCGGGAGGAACGTGACGAGTTCTGCGGCCGGATCTTGTAGCCAGTCGGGAACTTGTTGGGCGGGTTGTTGCTGTAGCATGTGTGAACATCGTTGTTGTGCCCCGTGCTTTGTAATTGAGTGCCTATCAAAATGTAGTGAAAACAACCAATCATAGCCGAAGACGGCGCCTCGATTGAAGTATCCGTTATCCCGAATTGTACGTCCAGTGGATCATAACGAAACGATGGTGGAAGCAACAGATAGACTGAGAAGACTAAACAGGAAGCGGTGTGATGACTGTCTCGCCCGCTAGCGATAAACGACAATTGCTGTCGATGCCGCGCTTTGAGTGATCGATCACGCTGTGGCGCTGTCCAGTTCGGGGAGCATCACGCCGTCGTATCTACCGAGTTCCTTTCATGATCGTGTCCCGACTGATCCGCCGCTTCCCATCCATAGCGAGGGTCAGATCCATTGAGTACATCCGTGCACAGTCGATCGGTTCACGAGCGACGGCTGATGCGATAGAATCCCGGTGAGAACGTTACAAGCCGTCGAATTCGATAGATACGTCACTGTAGATCACGACAAGTGATATGAATTAGGTCGACAGTAGCGCACATTGACTGCCATATATTTAACATGAATGACTGTTTTGGTAATGAGTGGTTAGCTAGACTGGACCTGCAGCTTCCGGGAGCGAGCCTATGTGCCTCTATCAGGCTGCGGATCGACGTGTGGTTCCGGCAGGAGGTCCTCGAGCGGCTGGTCGTCGAGCCACTCGAGTAATCTCACGAGCTGTTCCGAAGCGGCCTCGAACAGCTGGGTGCCGATTTCGGGCGTCGCATCTGTTTGGTCGCCGAAAACGCCGTTCTGACTGTTTTCGATTGCATCGTAGAAGGTGGTCGCGCCGTGGACGCGTTCGGCGTCGTAATCGAAGACGGTACCGCCGTCACGAGCGTCCTCGAGGCGGTCTTCGCGGACGAGCGTTTCGGCGATGTGCATGATCATGGCAGTTTCCTTGGGGCCGCCGTGGGGTCCGGGGGTCTCGAAGACCTCCTCGATCAGGCCGGGGATCGATTCGTCCCACATCCACTCGATGGCATAGGCCGTGGCGTCGTCGTGGAGACGGCGGCCGACCTCCCGGAGATGGTCGACGTTGCCACCGTGGGCGTTGACGTAGACGATCCGGTCGATACCGTGGTAGGTGAGATTCCGCGAAAAGCTCTCCACGAAATCTCGAAACACCGGCGCCTCGATCCACATCGTTCCGTGAAACTGCCGGTGGTGGGAACTGACTCCAATCGGGATCGGTGGCGTACAGAGATGGCCCGTCCGTTCGGTTGCCTCGCGGGCGAGCGCTTCGGCGATCATGTAGTCGGTCCCCTCCGGCAGATGGGGGCCGTGCTGTTCGGTCGATCCGAGCGGGACAACCGCGAGCGATTCGTTTGCGACGTACTCACCGAGATCTGGCCACGTCTGATGGGGGAGGTACATACCTACTGGTCACGTTGGAGCCAGAAAACTGTCTAGTAAACTTTCGTTTCGACACTGGCCTCGACCCGGTCTTGGCACTCGATCGGGAGACGCAGCTACCGAGTCTCCGTCGCCACTTTCCGTCAGTACACACCCGACCACGCGACGACCCTACATCGATTCGGACCTCGGTTCAGTTGTCGGTGTGACATCGATCGTCTCAGATAGTGGTGTGTCAGATAATCGTTCTGATCAGTGCAGACTCCCTTTCGGATGCCGGTTTTCACGGTTCGAGATCGATCGACCCGGGATCCATGATAAGCCTTAATAGATAATGGCCGTCGAGTTATTATATGGCAGTCGTAAGCGTCTCGATGCCGGACGAACTCCTCAAGCGACTCGATCAGTTCGCGGACGAACACGGCTACACCGGCCGGAGCGAAGTCGTCCGGGAGGCCTCTCGGAATCTGCTCGGCGAGTTCGAAGACACCCGTCTCGAGGACCGTGAGCTAATGGGCATCGTCACGGTGTTGTTCGACTACGAGACGACCAGCGTCGAAGAGCGGATGATGCATCTCCGCCACGAACACGAGGATCTCGTCGCCTCGAACTTTCACAGCCACGTCGGGGACCACTACTGTATGGAACTGTTCGTTCTCGAAGGCGAACTCGAAGACATCTCGACGTTCGTCGGCAAGATCCGAGCGACCAAGGACGCGCTGACGGTGGATTACTCGGTGATTCCGGTCGACAGCTTCGATCCGATCTCGCAGGACAACTAAAGCAGAGGTTGCCAGCGATTCGTGACGGCGCTGTTCGTCGTCCGTCAGCGAGCCCGTTCGGTCGTCTAGCTGGCTGAACAGCTGTCGATCGATATTTCTCGATTTGGGCACCGAATTTATCACTCACTTCGAGCGAACAGTATTGTTTTACCGTTTGCCCATCCAAGGGTCGGGCATGAGCTATCGGAAGGTCAACTACGAGGAGGTCGAGCAGGTCTCGAGTGCGATGCATTTCCTGAGTGATCCACTCGAGACCGAGCAGGTGGGTGTGACGGTAGCACGGTGTGATCCGGGGTGGAACAGCAAGCCACACGACCACACGGACAACGATCACGAGGAGGTCTACGTGCTCATCGAAGGCGAAGCAACGGTGGTCGTCGACGACGAACCGGTCGCGATGGAAACCGGAGACGCCCTCTGGCTCCCGCCGGAGTCGACACGTCAGATCCGAAACGGCGACGAGGAGAGCGCGTTCGTCCTCGTCAGCGCCCCGAGTATCGGGGACGAGGACGGCGACGAGTGGTTGCTCTCGGGATTCGCTGGCTGAGCACTCGAGCGGGTGCCGGCCTCCGATACCCTCTCGCTGGTGGTCAACACAGCCGCTACTCGAAATCGAGTCGCTCGAGCGACGGGCTGTGCTCGAGTGCGTTCGACGTAACACCGGAAGTGGTGGGGTTGCTACTATATAATTCATTGGATACAGCGGAAGCAGCGGAACCAAAGGATAAAGCCGTCCGCCGAGACATCCTACACAATGTCGGATTTTAGCTTCAAGCCGACTGGGAGCATCTTCAAAGAGCGTGAAGCACTCTTAGAGGAGTGGACACCCGACGAACTGGTCGGCCGGGACGAAGAACTCAGGCAGTATCATGCGGCACTGCAACCCGTCATCGAAGGTGAGACGCCCTCGAACATCTTTCTGTACGGGAAAAGCGGCGTCGGGAAAACCGCCGCAACCCGATTTCTCCTCCAACTGCTCGAGCGCGACGCCGGGAAGGTCGATGGGCTCGAACTCCATACGGTCGAAATCAACTGCGACGGTCTCAACTCCAGTTACCAGACGGCCGTCGCGCTCGTCAACGAACTCCGTGATCCCGCAAATCAGATCTCGAACACCGGCTATCCGCAGGCGTCGGTTTACCAATTCCTGTTCGACGAACTCGATGCACTCGGTGGCACCGTCCTCATCGTTCTCGACGAGGTCGATCACATTCGTGACGACAGTCTCCTCTACAAACTCCCGCGAGCACGCTCGAACGGCGA belongs to Natronorubrum aibiense and includes:
- a CDS encoding HD domain-containing protein, whose protein sequence is MGVEIKETRVTDAEFEEMKGFVFEYLAASVEKEEEGGRMRWYPWHSAEYRHNHILNVVSLSEEIARKEGADVDVTRVAALFHDVAKLETDQELHAEAGARVAREYLESRAGYPESFIEQVCRAIEHHSFQGDLTDLALETQCLIEADLLDKVGANGTALMLLRMGYEARTHMDAGEMVDRVLERGYDAASRVQSETAESIAHQRLKRVKWFREWLEDEIAAMG
- a CDS encoding LysE family translocator produces the protein MSVVTTALAGVVFGLALAAPPGPMNAIIAEESVVSGWPAGFRAGLGAMVADVLFFVLTLAGAMAVIDRYPIVRPVLYFAGGLLMLYFAVGAIEEARAATSFTDGGRHESNGFRKTFALSLTNPYQIGFWLTVGVGLLESGTLDVLAHVPGAGAALAGELIVQTGSPALLAGFFGGIAIWIVIYPATLVAAGRRVDNFAPAVAGLSAVVLAGFGLLFLVAGTARVV
- a CDS encoding cobalamin B12-binding domain-containing protein, which gives rise to MSSEQEQESIRCLVAKVGLDGHDRGAHVIARAFRDAGFEVIYSGLHKAPDEIVQAAVQEDVDVLGISILSGAHDTLVPKIMDGLEEYGAKEDTLVLAGGVIPDEDRDELKEQGVAAVFGPGTSIEETIEFVRENAPER
- the meaB gene encoding methylmalonyl Co-A mutase-associated GTPase MeaB; this encodes MNADDAALLEGLLEGEHRALARVISKIENRSPGYRELVSALYAHTGDADVVGITGSPGAGKSTLVDKLAETYRERGETVGVIAIDPSSPFSGGAVLGDRIRMASSVGDMDVFVRSMSARGTLGGLSTATADAVKAMDAFGKDKIIIETVGAGQNEIDIVRTADTVAVLVPPGSGDDIQTLKAGILEIADVFVVNKADRPGADRTVQELQEMIHLGSGGGLGAGGTGHHGADAMGDADDWGDTADEEQRWTTPIVETIATNGDGVETFIEELANHQTYLIDSGTHAQKVRQRYAEEIRTLLREDVHDILEDELAAAGGIDDLAEAVRNGETDPYTIADELLTPVEDCIDELEAGVENT
- a CDS encoding O-methyltransferase, giving the protein MVDVLSDEIGRFIRAVGPDPDEQLREMDDYADSEGFPHVGPEVGAFLRFVARMSDAERIFEFGSGYGYSAYWMAEALPADGELVLTEVDEDELELARDYLTAGGYDDRARYELGDALATVKRYDGPFDVVLIDHQKHRYVDAFEAIREKVPVGGVVVADNAITAGPIQFEKLLEIADGGTPEDVNEHTRGIADYLERVGSDPAFETIVVPLGEGIAVSYRVE